Part of the Schistocerca cancellata isolate TAMUIC-IGC-003103 chromosome 9, iqSchCanc2.1, whole genome shotgun sequence genome is shown below.
ACAACTTATTTTCTGAATGTAGGTAAACAGTTTATCAGTTAGCACGGGTAGCTCTTTAGGGAGTCTTGGATGGCTACGGTGCTGCGTACATAAAAACAATTTCATTGGATTATTCGAGGGAGATGTTAGATACCACAGACAGGAATTCCACTTTCAGTGGAGAACAGCAACGCGCTTACAGGAGAAGGTTACCTGCAGCTGATTAAAAGAGAAGTGTTAATTCTGTGAAGACAGAGACATCGTTCAGCTCTAATGGCAAACGGTACTACTCAATAATGAATATATATCAAATGTGTAAGTAGAAGCATTTGTGTGATGAAATCACGAAATGTTCGATATTATGACCTACTTGGTAATATATTCCAAAAtctaggaccgagcgaggtggcgcagtggttagacactggactcgcattcgggaggacgacggttcaatcgcgcgtccgcccatcctgatttaggttctccgtgatttccctaaatcgctccaggcaaatgccgggatggttcctttcaaagcgctcggccgacttccttccccgtccttccctaatccgatgagaccgatgacctcgctgtctggtctccttccccgaaacaaccaaccaaaatCTGGGAATCGTATGTGTTACTGCAAAGATTGATGAGCTCAGAGATCATAAGATATAATAACTTTGGAACCTGTAATAGATATGTCTGAAGAACGTAAGCAAAAATTGTTTGATGAAGCAAAATTATACCATATGATGGAAAGCAGTTCTACTACAATGAATGTGTAGAGTCCAtagatctccagaatgagattttcgctctgcggagtgtgcgcttgtatgaaacttcctgacagattaaaactgtgtgccggaccgagactcgaacttgggacctttgcctttcgcggggaactagtcaacaaactgagctacccaagcacgactcacgacccgttctcacagcttcagttctgccagtacctcgaatcCTAtcatccaaatttcacagaagcccttctgcgaaccttgcagaactagcactcctgaaagaaaggatattgcggagacatggcttagccacagcctgggggatgtttctgtaatgagattttcactctgcagcggagtgtgcgctggtatgaaacttcctgacagcacttgccctcgaaaggcaagggtcccgagttcgagtctcagtccggcaaacagttttaatctgtcaggaagttccatacATCTGTTAAGATACCAGTCTGAGTGCTTACGTCATTAATATCAGAGAGGAATCATAAATAATCAGCTTAGCATTTACAGTCGTCTCTAAACATTCTCCACATTATCACTCCAAGAGTGAAAGAAATAAACACGCAGTGGATAATTGTACATTAAGATCGCGTGCAATGCTCAGAATTATATCGCTGCCATTCAGACACAAATAAGAATTGCTTCCTCTCCTGTTCCAGGTGTCTGGATCCCTGCTCGGAACGAACGCCCAGGCCGTCAACCTCCCATCCGACGGCTACGACCCCGCCGGAGGCCTGGCCGTGACCGTCACTGGCTGGGGATCCACGTACACAGACGGTCCGGCCCCGAGCAACCTGCAGAAGCTGGACATCAGCATCGTGGCGCGCTCCACCTGCCAGAGCATCTTCGCCAACGTGAACACCGTGACGGCCCGCATGGTGTGCGCCGGCAGCGCGGGCCAGAGCGTGTGCAGCGGAGACTCGGGCGGCCCCCTGGTCAGCGGCAGCACGCAGGTGGGCATCGTCTCCTGGGGGGTCAGCCCCTGCGAGGCCAGCCCCGGCGTCTACGCCAACGTCGGAAACCTGCGCTCCTGGATCCGCTCTGCAGCAGGTGTCTAAGGCCTTCTGGTTCGCAGCTGCTCTCTGCAACGTGCATCTGCACGTTTTAACAAGAAGGTTCCTGTTGTATACAAGATGACctttcagaaataaataactatATACCAATTgccaattttgttgttgttggcgAATATAGAGATCATATGAGCACTTAATGAACGGAAACTTTGTAACTGATTACAACTACTGAAGTaaaagcaaaaaacaaaatttaaattttatatttgtgcAAGACACAACTGTTGTTGGTAAGATGAAATCAACAGAACACACACTCGAAACCTGGTGGAAGAACAAATTCACACGTCTGCTGCGGCCATCTCATTTCACGGTCAAGGAGTTATATAGACTGACtgaaaaaagtcacaacaccaagaaggtactgtgtgacgtaaacgaaagttggtagacgtgttcctATATCTCAGACATGATGCGTGTTCTGATTTCGCGCCACTCGactaagagtggtgctagtagcgatcccaatcgggtttgctttaaatacacactgtaacggccgTAAGTGTTAGTTACCCTTTTTACTGGAAGTCGTAAGTTgacgttagtcaaaaatgcctttaaggcgacaaagacgacattCTCAACACCTCCCTTCGTTTGAACGAGGCCGCGcagtagagctacgagaagctgagctggatgttccttctgtgatgttggaggaagacttagcaggaatgtagccactgatcGCTGGCAGTGGTGCTCACCAGTACGTCAGGTCTCAAGAACGCCAGGCTCTGGAAGGCTAGAAGGCCAGAAATCCCCTTACGTAAGATGGGAAAGGAAAAGGACACATGGATGCGCGAACCCAAAAAATAATCCGTTCACTTTTCCTTTGACATTTCACATTTACTTACAGAACACATTACACTAATAAAAGGAATACAGTGTTAACCATGTAAAGGAATGAGTGGCCGGAATattctttttttattacaaataatcgGTTTAAACCGCTGATCAGAGGCCACAAGCCACAAGTAAGAAATCGGCAATGAATACAAAAATTATAAGGTAATAAGGTGAGACACTTCTTGATTAGAGCAATGTGGCATaagagtaattaaaagaagtacttTCCCAGAACCAAAAGAACAAATCGCCACTGACAGCTCCGAAAAGTGTTTCACAAAATAAacttaaattaatttaaatattagTTAGACCAGCCTATGACAGGAACATCAGTTGCGGTGGTTACTGAATTACAAGTCCAAACATTCAGTCTTCAGAACAGACCAACCATGAAAGTTATGTGGCTACGGTTCCGATACAGCAAGATTTTCTTTTTCGTGCATGGAATGAATACAATTGGGAAATGATGgcaaaaataatgagaaaaaacgTTACCCATTAGCATCATCAAAGTTTCCAAATATTAGCACAATAAGTACAGGCTGAAATAGCCTGATGTAAAAATCCTGAAGCTTATTGAAAAATTGGGTATTATTATTCATTTCAGAAGAGACGTaagatgaagtttcatatcagcgcacactcccctgcagagtgaaaatctcattacagaaacatcccccaggctgtggctaagccatgtctccgctgtatcctttctttcaggagtgctagttctgcaaggttcgcaggagagcttctgtaaagtttggaaggtaggagacgagatactggcagaagtaaagctgtgagtaccggccgtgagtcgtgcttcggtagctcagatggtagagcacttgcccgcgaaaggcaaaggtcccgagttcgagtctcggttgggcacacagttttaacctgccaggaagtt
Proteins encoded:
- the LOC126100661 gene encoding trypsin delta-like, which codes for MQRLALLLVCLLGSAVALPARTRLWSRGNSRIIGGSNANIANYPWQLSFQYGGSHICGASIISSSWALTAAHCVDGMSLLLMTFRAGSSIRGSGGTVLRASSGYMHASYDSNTVDYDVAVVQVSGSLLGTNAQAVNLPSDGYDPAGGLAVTVTGWGSTYTDGPAPSNLQKLDISIVARSTCQSIFANVNTVTARMVCAGSAGQSVCSGDSGGPLVSGSTQVGIVSWGVSPCEASPGVYANVGNLRSWIRSAAGV